The genomic window GCCACCGCGTCCGTGCGTTGCCATCGCAATCAGATCGATGCGGTACTCGTGCGCGGCTTTGAGAATGATCGTGACGGGCTGCTGCCCAACCACGACTTTGGTCGATACCCGCAGCCCTTGCGCCTGGAGCCGCTGCGCGATCGACGCCAGATACGTCTCCGCCTCGTCGATCTGCTGGCGCACGACCTGCTTTTCGAGATCGGCGGAGTAGGCGGTCGGCGAGTAGCCGACCATCATCAACGGCTCGACGATGCGCAGCAGCCTGTACTCGGCATCTATCAGCCCGCCGACCATCGCGGCGTGCTCCAGAATGTCTTCGGCGATCTCCGATCCGTCGAGCGGAATCAGCACGCGCTGGAACGTAGGCTCCTCGGCTGCGACGACCGGCGTGCTCGGTGGGCGGATCATCAGCACCGGAGCGGCGCCGTGGCGAACGACTTCATCAGCGGTGCTGCCCAGCCAGAAGCGCGCCATGCCGCCGCGCCCGTGTGTCGTCATCACCACCAGATCGATCTGCTCGGCTTTGATATGCTGGATCAGCATCGCGGCGGTTGGCCCATCGATCACCGCACATCGCGTGTCGATCTCGATGTCGTGCATGAGGCGGGTATGTACAAGATTGAGGTACTCCTCCTCATGTTTTCGCATCTGCGCATCCAGTTCTTCGTCGATGATCGGCAGGCCGTCGATATAGGTCGTAATGATCGGCTCGTGGACACGCACCAGATGTAACGTTGCTCGTTGGTCGGCGGGCAGGCGGCGGATGATCGCGCGAGCGACCGGCAGCGCATACTCGCTAAAGGCGGACCCGTCGAGCGGAACCAGGATTGAGCGATACATAGCGTTCTCCTTTG from Herpetosiphonaceae bacterium includes these protein-coding regions:
- a CDS encoding universal stress protein; amino-acid sequence: MYRSILVPLDGSAFSEYALPVARAIIRRLPADQRATLHLVRVHEPIITTYIDGLPIIDEELDAQMRKHEEEYLNLVHTRLMHDIEIDTRCAVIDGPTAAMLIQHIKAEQIDLVVMTTHGRGGMARFWLGSTADEVVRHGAAPVLMIRPPSTPVVAAEEPTFQRVLIPLDGSEIAEDILEHAAMVGGLIDAEYRLLRIVEPLMMVGYSPTAYSADLEKQVVRQQIDEAETYLASIAQRLQAQGLRVSTKVVVGQQPVTIILKAAHEYRIDLIAMATHGRGGLSRLLLGSTADKVLRGALVPVLLHHPLAKRGASEATPGKNVALSVGQ